A stretch of DNA from Fusobacteriaceae bacterium:
GAACGGCGCTTTATCCTGCAGATGAAAGGGATCACCAAATTGTTTCCCGGCGTACGGGCCCTGGACGACGTGACCCTTGAGGTCCTCGAGGGCGATATTCACGCCATTTGCGGAGAAAACGGCGCGGGAAAATCCACGTTGATGAAGATCCTTTCGGGCGTCTATCCCCACGGCTCCTACGAGGGACAGATCTTCTACAACGGCCGGGATATGGCCTTCAAAGACATCAAAGAATCGGAAAAGGCGGGGATCGCCATTATTCATCAAGAACTGACCAATATCCCCGAGCTTTCCATTACCGAAAACATCTTTCTCGGCAACGAGACCCTGCGGGGAGGGCTCATCGACTGGGACGCCCAGCGGCGAAAGACCGAAGAGCTCCTGGCCCGGGTGCGCCTCGATATCGATCCCGCAACGCCCATCAAAAACCTTGGCGTAGGCCAGCAGCAGCTGGTCGAGATCGCCAAGGCCCTTTCGAAAAACGTCCGCCTCTTGATCCTTGACGAACCGACGTCGGCTCTGAACGAAACCGACGCGGCCAATCTCTTTACGCTGATGCGGGACCTCAAAAGCCGCAACATCACCTGCATTATGATCTCCCACAAATTGAATGAAATCGCGGCCGTCGCTGACGCCGTCACCGTTATCCGGGACGGGCGAACCGTCGAGACTTTTTACGTGGGGCCCGGGGGCCTCGACGAGAATAAATTGATCCGGGCCATGGTGGGCCGGTCCTTGGAGAACCGTTTTCCGACCCACGAGTCAAAGCCCGGCGACGTGATCTTTGAAGTCTCGGGCTGGCGGGTGGAGGATCCCAATATCCCGGGACGCCTGATCTGCAAGGATTCGAGCTTTTTCGTGCGGGCGGGGGAAATCGTCGGCTTCGCCGGTCTTATGGGGGCGGGGCGCACGGAGCTCATGCGCTCTCTGTTCGGGAAGAATTTCGGGATCTGCCACGGGGGGAGCGTCAAGATCCGGGGGCGCGAGGTAAAGCTCGAAAATGTCGATGCCGCCATCCGGGAAGGGCTCGCCTATGTGCCCGAGGACCGGAAGACCCTGGGCTTGAATCTTCTTGACACCATTCGCAAGACCTTTGTGGCGGCAAATCTCCGGGGGATCCTGCGGGGGCCGCTCTTAGACCTCGACCGGGAATACCAGGTGGCCGAGCATTACCGGGAGACGCTGGGCGTCAGGACCAAAAGCGTCGATAACGGGGTCGTTACCCTCTCGGGGGGCAATCAACAGAAAGTGGTCTTGGGCAAATGGATGTTCACGGAGCCCGAGGTACTCATCCTCGACGAACCCACCCGGGGCATAGACGTCGGGGCCAAATACGAAATCTACAAGCTGATCCATCAGCTGGCGGATCAGGGTAAGGCCGTCATCTTCGTGTCCTCGGAGCTGCCGGAGCTGCTCGGCGTATCGGACAGGATTTATACGGTCTGCGAGGGGGCGATCACAGGCGTTCTGGATGTCGGGGAGGCCGATCAGGAAAAGCTCATGCGGATGATGACGGATACGGGAAACCCGCTCGCCAAGGCGGGTCCGGCAAAGGGGGAGGCGCTACATGGATAAAGTCAAACGGATTTTCGGCGGCAGGATCAGGCAATACAGCATGGTCGTGGCTCTCGTGGCCCTTGTCGTCATCTTCAATATCGCGTCGGGCGGAAGGATGGTCACCTCATCCAATTTCCAAAACCTGATCTCGGGCAATTCCTATGTATTGGTTTTGGCCATCGGCATGCTGATGGTCATCGTAATCGGGCAGATTGATCTTTCCGTGGGATCCGTGGCGGGATTCTCCGGCATGGTCATGGCATTGGCGGCCCGGGATCTGCACTGGCCCTGGTGGTGCGCGGTGTTATTGAGCCTCGCCATAGGGGCCGCGGCCGGAGCCTGGCAGGGCTTCTGGCTCGCGCAGGTGGGCATTCCCGGCTTTATTACGACCCTGGGCGGCATGATGATCTTCCGGGGCGGCGTCATCTGGCTTTCGCGCTCGATTTCGGTCCCCGCCCCTTCGCAACTCAAGATGTTTGGCGCGGGCTATCTGCCCGATTTCGGGCGGAATATCACCGGCATGAACAATTCCACGCTGGCTCTTGGCGTTCTGGCCATTTTGTCCTTCGCGCTCTCGCAGCTGCGCAGACGGCGGCGGGCAGCGGTCTTGAGCGGCAAGACCGAAGAACTCTGGCCCGTGGTGGTGCGGATCTTGCTCGTTGCCGTCGTCATCGCCTACCTGACCTGGATATTCGGGACCGGGCGTCCCGGCACGTCCTTTCCGGTACCGGGATTGATTTTGGCCGTGCTCGTCGTCATCTACCACACGATCACGCAACGGACCCGCTTCGGGCGGCATATTTACGCCGTTGGCGGCAACAAGACCTCGGCGGCCCTTTCGGGCGTCAACATCAAAAAAACCTATTTTCTCACGATGCTCAATATGTCCCTGCTGGCGGCTCTCGCGGGCATTATGTTCGTGGGGCGCTCAACGGCCGCCGGTCCCTCCGACGGGACCGGCTGGGAAATGGACGCCATAGCGGCGGTCTATATCGGCGGCGCGGCCGTATCGGGAGGCGTAGGGACCGTATTTGCCACGATGATCGGCGGGCTCACGATGGCGGTTTTGAATTCGGGGCTTATGCTGATGGGCGTCGGCGCCGACCGCACCCAGGTCATCAAGGGCTTTGTGCTTTTGGCGGCCGTAGCCCTCGACGTCTTCAACAAGAGCCAGGGCCGTCCTTCGATTATCGGCAGGCTTTTCCCGGCAAAGGAAAAACCCGCGCCCGAAACGCATGAATCCGGGGCAAAAACCTAGTCAGGAAGCCCGGCCGGCGGAGTTTTTCAAAGTCAAAAACGGCGATCGGGCTTATAATAACAGTCTTATGACTTAAAAAGGGAGGTTGTATGAACAGGAAAAAGCTATCTTGGTGGTCATCGGCGCTGATTGTGGCGGCGCTGGCCCTGACCGGCTTCGGAAAGACCGTCGCGGCCGCGGAGGGATTTCCCGCCGACGCCGCCATCGGCGTGGCGCTGCCCTGGATCGGCACCCAGAACTGGGCCGAGGCCGATGAGATGTTTAAAACCGAGCTCAAAAAAGCCGGGTTCAAGCCCATCGTGCAGCACGCCGACAACAAAGTGCCCCAGCAGCAACAGCAGATCGAGTCCATGATCCAGAACGGCGTCAAGGTCCTCGTCGTCGGTCCCATTGACGGATCCCAGCTGGGCGCGGTATTGGAAGAAGCCAAGGCCGAAGGCATCTATGTCGTAGGCTATGACCGACTTCTGGAAAACACGACGGCCGTCGACGGCGTCGTACAGTTCGGCAGCGTCAAGACCGGGGAATTGCAGGGTCAGGCCCTTCTTGACGGGCTCGCGAAGCTGAAGGGCAAAGGTCCCTACAACATCGAACTCTTCGGCGGCGGTCCCGCCGACCCCAACGCGCCCAATTTCTTCAAGGGCGCCATGAAGATCCTGCAGCCCAAGATCGACGACGGCACGCTGAAGATCGTTTCGGGCCAGAAGGAGTTCACCCAGTGCGCGACGCTGGACTGGGACAATTCCAAGGCCCAGGCCCGCATGGATTCCCTGCTTTCGGGCTTTTACGCCGACAAGGAAATCCACGGCGTGCTCTCCCCCAACGACGGCATCGCCCGGGCCATCATCACGGCTTCGGAGCAGGCCGGACAAAAGATACCCGTCGTTTCCGGGCTTGACGCCGAGAACGAGACCGTCAAATGGATCTGGGAAGGCCGGCAGTATTCGACCGTGGCCAAACCCACCGACGTCCTGGTAGGAAAAACCATCGAGATCATCAAGTCTCTGCAGGCCGGAAAGGGCATGCCCGCCCCCGATACCACGACGCCCAACGGCAAGAAAGACGTGGGTCTCTATGAACTGGCGCCCCTGGTGGTGACAAAGGAAAACGAAAAAGAAGCCTTCGCCAACGATCCCGGCCGTCTCGAGCTCCTGAAGTAGGAGAGCGCGGCGGGAAACTCCGGCGCAAAAAGTCAAAAAAATCAAAAATCAGCGCAAAAAGACGGAAAATTTCTTCCGTCTTTTTTTTTTGGAGACCGCCACAATGTGGAAATTTTCGTTCAAAGTGAAAACTGTTTTTGGTCGCTTTGTGTTTTTGTTTTCCCGGAAACAGTGAATTTTGATCAAAAAAACGGAGTCGTGAAAATTTTTTCAGTTCCCTTTTTGCGGAAAGTGTGCTATAATATAAGACACATATTTTTATGCGGAAAAAATTTCCATTTTTGTTGTTATTGTCGTAACACAGAAGGCAGCAGCATTTTTTTCATTGTGTCCATATTTGCCGCATTGGAATAGAATCGAATAAAACCGAAAAGAACGGAAAAAAAGAAGGAGAACCATGGAGCGTTTGATTCTGCTGGATACCAGCGCGATGATGTACCGGGCCTATTACGCCAACATGCACTTTTTTACGAGAACGGAGCCCACGGGCGCCGTCTATGGATTTACCAACACGCTCCTTTCCGTGATCAACACGTTTTCCCCCGACTATATGGCGGCGGCCTTTGACGTCAAGCGTTCGGAACTCAGGCGCACGCAGCTCTACGAGTTTTACAAGGACCAGCGGGAAGCGGTCCCCGAAGATCTGCTGCTGCAGATCCCGAGGATAGAGGAGACCCTCGACTGCTTCGGGATCAAGCGCTGCAAGGTCAAGGGCTACGAGGCCGACGACGTCATGGGGACGCTGGCGGCGCGCTTTGCCGCGGAGGATCTCGAGGTCGTCGTCGTGACCGGCGACAAGGATCTGGCCCAGATTCTGGCCCCCAACATCAAGATTGCCCTTTTGGGGAGGGGCGAGGGCGGCGATCGTTTCAAGCTTATCGAAACGTACGCCGACGTCGTGGCCTACCTCGGCGTGGGTCCCGACAAGATTCCCGATCTCTTCGGGCTCATCGGAGACGCCACCGACGGCATCCCGGGCGTGAGAAAAATCGGTCCCAAGAAGGCCATTCCGCTTTTGGAGCGCTTCGGGACCATCGAGGGAGTCTATGAAAACCTCGACAAGCTGACGGAAATCCCCGGCATCGGGAAATCTCTTGTCGAAAATATCAAAGAGGACAGGGAAACGGCTTTTCTCTCCCGGACGCTGGCCACCATCGACAAGGAAGCCCCGGTCAAGGCCAAACTGACGGATCTCGCCTGGGGCATAGATCGCGACAATCTCTATAAACTTTTCAAAAAGTTAGAGTTTAAGGGCCTTATCAAAAAGCTCAAACTGGACGAAGGGGAGGAAGCCCCCCGGCTTTTCGAGGAAAAGGGGGACGCCGAAGCGAAGGCCGAAATGCCCGCGCCGGAAGCGGTAAATAGGGGCGCGCAAGGAGAGGCCCCGGTCAATCCTGTCCCGGAACGGGTCGTCATTCCCGAACGGGCGCTGAATTTTCTCCTTGCGGATACAGACGAGGCCTTTTCGGCTCTGAAAGAGGACGCGGCCAAAGCCACGGAAATCGCTTGCTTTGTGACGGCGGCGGGCCTTGCCCTCTCGACCCCTGAGAAGGACTGGTATATTCCCCTGGGGCATTTGTCTCTCCTCCACAAAAATTACGACGAAGAAACGGTCCGGGGCTGGTTTTCGACCCTCGAAGCGAATATCGTCTCCTGGAACGCGAAACTTCTCTGGAACCGTGGATTTTCCATAAAAAAGCTCAGCCTCGATCTCATGATCGGCTGGCATCTCTTGACCTCCTCCTCCAAAGAGGACATGGATCTGCCGATTGAAAAACTCAAAGAGACGGAGCTTCGCTCCTACGCCGATACCTTCGGCAAAGAGGACCCCGTAAAGCTCGCTCCCGCCGATTACGGCCTCTATCTGGCCGAGCGGTCCAAGGGCCTCTTGGAGATCTCCGGGGCCATGATTTCGGAACTGCAAGAAAAGGGCCTTTACGATGTGCTCTGTACGATCGAGCAGCCGCTGATCCGGGTACTCTCAGCCATGGAAAGAACGGGGATCGCCATTGATCCCGGATATTTCGCGGCTTACGGCAAAGAGCTGGGACAGGCCGTGGACGCGGCCCAGGAACGGATTTACGGTCTCGCCATGGGGAGCTTCAATCTCAATTCCCCCAAGCAGCTGGCCGAGGTACTCTTTCTCAAACTCAATATCCCGCCGGTCAAAAAGACAAAGACGGGCCTTTCCACAGACGTCGACGTCCTGGAGGACCTGAGCCGGCAGGGCTACGAGATCGCCGAGGCGCTTCTCGAATACCGCAAATTGTCCAAACTCAAAAGCACTTACGTGGACCCGCTGCCGGCCATGGCCGACGGGGAAAACCGCATCCACACGACATTCAACCAGATCGGGACCGCCACGGGCAGACTCTCCTCGCAAAATCCCAATCTGCAGAATATACCGGTCCGCAGCGAGGAAGGGATCCGGATCCGGGAAGGCTTCGTGGCCGGGCCCGGAAAACGCTTCCTGGGCATCGACTATTCCCAGATCGAACTGCGGGTTTTGGGGGAAATGTCCGGCGACGCCAACCTCATCGAGGCCTACCGGAACGGCGAGGACCTCCACGCGAGAACGGCGGCGCGGCTCTTCGCGGCCCCCGGAGAGACCGTCACCCGGGAACAGCGGGCCATGGCAAAGACCATCAATTTCAGCATTATTTACGGCAAGACCCCCTTCGGGCTCTCCCGGGAACTCAACATCACGCCCCGGGAAGCGGGCGACTACATCGAAAAATATTTCGCCGAATATCCGGCGGTCAAGGATTTTGAGCGCAGGATCATCAAGGGCGCCGAGCAAAAGGGCTGGACGGAAACCTGGTTCAAGCGCAGACGTTATATCGACGGCATCAATTCCGCCAACCGCAACATCAAGAACCAGGCCGAGCGCATGGCGGTCAATTCCGTGATCCAGGGGACGGCCGCCGAGATCATCAAAAAGGCCATGTGCGGGATTTGGGCCTTGATCCGGGATTGTGACGATATCCGGCTCCTGCTGCAGGTCCACGACGAGCTGATCTTCGAGATCGACGAAGACCGCGTCGACTATTGGCAGCCGCGGATTGAGGAAATCATGCGGACTTGCGTGACATTCACCCGGGTGCCCCTCGAAGTCAATAGCAAAGCCGGGCCCGACTGGGCCAAGATCAAATAGCGGAGGGAGCGCCATGTCCTATACGGCCAAAGTCAAGCGCGAGCTCTTCCGGCTGCCCGATCTGACGGCGGCCCAAAAGACGGCGGAGCTGGCGGGAATCCTATCCTGCAAGAACGCCCTCTTTCCCGACCGCGTCCTGCTCCAGGTCGAAAGTCTCGACGTGGCCAAGCGGGTCTGGGTCCTCGTGCGGGAACTCACCAAGCTCAAAATGGGCATTAAATACAGCGTCAGCAAAAAACTGGGGGCCCACCGGGTCTTTACGGTGCAGATCGTCCGGCAGCGGGGATTCGCGGAATTTACGCGGCAGCTGACGGCGGCCCGGGACGGGGCGAGAACGGGAGAAGGGGAGCGGGACGCTTTTATTCGCGGCATTTTCCTCGCCTGCGGCTATGTGAAGGACCCCCGGCGGGAATACGCCCTCGATTTCTTTATGGACAACGAGCGGCTGGCCTGGGAACTGTTTACGCTCTTTGAGCGCGTGGGAAAAAAGGCTTCGCTGACGAAAAAACGCAGCAAATTTCTCCTCTACCTCAGAAACGCCGAGGATATCAAGGACCTCCTGATCCTCATGGGGGCTCTGGGCGAGTATTTTAATTTTGAAAATGTGACGATCTTGAAAGACCTCAAGAATAAGACCGTGAGGCAAATGAACTATGAGCTCGCCAACGAGACAAAGACGCTGGCCACGGGACAGCGGCAAATGCGGATGATTACGGCGATTCGAGATAAGATCGGTTTTGACGCCATGTCCGACGTCCTTACGGAGGCCTGTCTCGCGAGACTTGAGAACCCGGAAGCCTCGTTACAGGAAATCGCCGATTCCCTGGGCATTTCGAAGTCCGGACTCCGGAACAGACTCAGACGGGTAGAGGAAATTTACAAAACCATAAACGCAGCGGGAGAAAATACAGATGGAAATCATTCATGACAGTTTTACTTTGACGGAATCGGGCGCCCC
This window harbors:
- the polA gene encoding DNA polymerase I: MERLILLDTSAMMYRAYYANMHFFTRTEPTGAVYGFTNTLLSVINTFSPDYMAAAFDVKRSELRRTQLYEFYKDQREAVPEDLLLQIPRIEETLDCFGIKRCKVKGYEADDVMGTLAARFAAEDLEVVVVTGDKDLAQILAPNIKIALLGRGEGGDRFKLIETYADVVAYLGVGPDKIPDLFGLIGDATDGIPGVRKIGPKKAIPLLERFGTIEGVYENLDKLTEIPGIGKSLVENIKEDRETAFLSRTLATIDKEAPVKAKLTDLAWGIDRDNLYKLFKKLEFKGLIKKLKLDEGEEAPRLFEEKGDAEAKAEMPAPEAVNRGAQGEAPVNPVPERVVIPERALNFLLADTDEAFSALKEDAAKATEIACFVTAAGLALSTPEKDWYIPLGHLSLLHKNYDEETVRGWFSTLEANIVSWNAKLLWNRGFSIKKLSLDLMIGWHLLTSSSKEDMDLPIEKLKETELRSYADTFGKEDPVKLAPADYGLYLAERSKGLLEISGAMISELQEKGLYDVLCTIEQPLIRVLSAMERTGIAIDPGYFAAYGKELGQAVDAAQERIYGLAMGSFNLNSPKQLAEVLFLKLNIPPVKKTKTGLSTDVDVLEDLSRQGYEIAEALLEYRKLSKLKSTYVDPLPAMADGENRIHTTFNQIGTATGRLSSQNPNLQNIPVRSEEGIRIREGFVAGPGKRFLGIDYSQIELRVLGEMSGDANLIEAYRNGEDLHARTAARLFAAPGETVTREQRAMAKTINFSIIYGKTPFGLSRELNITPREAGDYIEKYFAEYPAVKDFERRIIKGAEQKGWTETWFKRRRYIDGINSANRNIKNQAERMAVNSVIQGTAAEIIKKAMCGIWALIRDCDDIRLLLQVHDELIFEIDEDRVDYWQPRIEEIMRTCVTFTRVPLEVNSKAGPDWAKIK
- a CDS encoding sugar ABC transporter permease — encoded protein: MDKVKRIFGGRIRQYSMVVALVALVVIFNIASGGRMVTSSNFQNLISGNSYVLVLAIGMLMVIVIGQIDLSVGSVAGFSGMVMALAARDLHWPWWCAVLLSLAIGAAAGAWQGFWLAQVGIPGFITTLGGMMIFRGGVIWLSRSISVPAPSQLKMFGAGYLPDFGRNITGMNNSTLALGVLAILSFALSQLRRRRRAAVLSGKTEELWPVVVRILLVAVVIAYLTWIFGTGRPGTSFPVPGLILAVLVVIYHTITQRTRFGRHIYAVGGNKTSAALSGVNIKKTYFLTMLNMSLLAALAGIMFVGRSTAAGPSDGTGWEMDAIAAVYIGGAAVSGGVGTVFATMIGGLTMAVLNSGLMLMGVGADRTQVIKGFVLLAAVALDVFNKSQGRPSIIGRLFPAKEKPAPETHESGAKT
- a CDS encoding sugar-binding protein; its protein translation is MNRKKLSWWSSALIVAALALTGFGKTVAAAEGFPADAAIGVALPWIGTQNWAEADEMFKTELKKAGFKPIVQHADNKVPQQQQQIESMIQNGVKVLVVGPIDGSQLGAVLEEAKAEGIYVVGYDRLLENTTAVDGVVQFGSVKTGELQGQALLDGLAKLKGKGPYNIELFGGGPADPNAPNFFKGAMKILQPKIDDGTLKIVSGQKEFTQCATLDWDNSKAQARMDSLLSGFYADKEIHGVLSPNDGIARAIITASEQAGQKIPVVSGLDAENETVKWIWEGRQYSTVAKPTDVLVGKTIEIIKSLQAGKGMPAPDTTTPNGKKDVGLYELAPLVVTKENEKEAFANDPGRLELLK
- a CDS encoding ATP-binding cassette domain-containing protein, whose product is MERRFILQMKGITKLFPGVRALDDVTLEVLEGDIHAICGENGAGKSTLMKILSGVYPHGSYEGQIFYNGRDMAFKDIKESEKAGIAIIHQELTNIPELSITENIFLGNETLRGGLIDWDAQRRKTEELLARVRLDIDPATPIKNLGVGQQQLVEIAKALSKNVRLLILDEPTSALNETDAANLFTLMRDLKSRNITCIMISHKLNEIAAVADAVTVIRDGRTVETFYVGPGGLDENKLIRAMVGRSLENRFPTHESKPGDVIFEVSGWRVEDPNIPGRLICKDSSFFVRAGEIVGFAGLMGAGRTELMRSLFGKNFGICHGGSVKIRGREVKLENVDAAIREGLAYVPEDRKTLGLNLLDTIRKTFVAANLRGILRGPLLDLDREYQVAEHYRETLGVRTKSVDNGVVTLSGGNQQKVVLGKWMFTEPEVLILDEPTRGIDVGAKYEIYKLIHQLADQGKAVIFVSSELPELLGVSDRIYTVCEGAITGVLDVGEADQEKLMRMMTDTGNPLAKAGPAKGEALHG
- the whiA gene encoding DNA-binding protein WhiA; amino-acid sequence: MSYTAKVKRELFRLPDLTAAQKTAELAGILSCKNALFPDRVLLQVESLDVAKRVWVLVRELTKLKMGIKYSVSKKLGAHRVFTVQIVRQRGFAEFTRQLTAARDGARTGEGERDAFIRGIFLACGYVKDPRREYALDFFMDNERLAWELFTLFERVGKKASLTKKRSKFLLYLRNAEDIKDLLILMGALGEYFNFENVTILKDLKNKTVRQMNYELANETKTLATGQRQMRMITAIRDKIGFDAMSDVLTEACLARLENPEASLQEIADSLGISKSGLRNRLRRVEEIYKTINAAGENTDGNHS